The following DNA comes from Fusarium fujikuroi IMI 58289 draft genome, chromosome FFUJ_chr03.
ttttctttcctcccctaggtaGCCAGTACATAGTGAACGAGGCAATGTGCTTGGCACTTAGCAACTTGGATATAGTATCTTGCGAGGATGTGGACCAGGTATCCCTTTGAAGTTTTGATGGTTCCTGGGTCCACTACTCCTGTCACTTGTGTTTTGCTGATAGATTTTACCAACCATTATTAGAATAACAAACAAATCATCATGTTCATGGTCTACGTCTGCTACCACCAAATTCATTTGAATCGTCTATGTCCTCAAAACGCCAGCCAAGCCTGATCGAAAGCCCCTCCCCCTTCATCGATCGTTCGAAGTTAACTCGGGTGCCCACTCAACTGCACCTTATCCCCAGTACCACACTCGCTCACAATTCCTAGTAGACCATATCCTTTACTAATTTTGGTATCATTGAACGATTAAGCGACGTCGTCGACAAGGACGGACGTCCACCCTCAGTTGCACTGTCTCTGACCAAGACTGTGGATGTGCGAAATGCTCTATTCGCGCATGCAACTGATGCAGTTATGGCACTCGCCGTGTGTGTTTGTTGCGCCGCTCTCTTTCGACTAGCTTACTGCGAGGCGCACTGCACACGCTCACCGCCGGGATggccatcctcgtcgtcttcgtccaTCATACCGTCAGAGTTGCCAAATACTCTGTTCTGGGTCGTGTTATCCAAATCCTCGAGACTGGCGGGTTCGGACATAGCGTCACCGGGAGGTGCGTTCTGCGTGGCGGGTGGGAGAACCTTGCGGAGGGTCTCGAAAACTTCGGGATCTTCGGTCCAGTTCTTCTCGGGGAACTTCACGTTGAACTTGATGTACATGTTGCCGAAGTCGTGATGCCTGGGAGAGGGCATACCTTGGCCGCGAACCATCTTGACGGCGTCTTAAACAGTTAGCTTGCGGTTGTTGAGCGCATTTTAGTCAAAACATACCTTGAGAAATAGCCTCGCCAGGAAGAATATCAATGGCGAGCCATCGGTCGTCGAGGTGCTCGATGTAGACTGTGCCACCAGCCAGAGCTGTGACAAGCTCAATGTCGCAGTTGTATAGAAGGTCGTCATCCCGGCGAGTGAAGCGGGCATGGGGCTTCTGCTCAATCTCGAAAACGACGTCGCCAGCCTGGACACCAGGCGCTTGATCACCCTCACCTCGGAACTCAACCTTGGTGCCGCTGCGAACGCCCTTGTCGACGTGAACGTGGAGGACCTTGCGGTCGACGGTGGTCTTCTTTCCATTGCACTGCTTGCAAcgatccttctccttgatgatcTCACCCTCTCCGTTACAGTCAGGGCAGACAGTCTGGAAGCGCTGGATCATGGGGCCCATTTGGCGCATCATTGTCTTCATGCCATGGCCGTCACAGCCAGTGCATCGCTTGACAGCACCCTCCTTGCCACCGAGACCCTCACACTTGGGGCAGATAATCGACCGTTGGAGAGCAAGCTTCGAGATCTTACCTCGGTAGATATCTTCCAAGGTAACCTTGTGGGTATGGTGGATAGTACGGGCCTTGGGGGGGCCGCGGTTCATACCACCGCCGCCAAACATGCCGCCCATGCCACcgaaaccaccaccaccgaagAACTGAGCAAAAAGGTCCTCGGCGGCCATTCCACCACCGCCGGCACCTCCCTCGAGGCCGGCCTCACCATACTGGTCGTAGATCTGTCGCTTCTGAGAGTCGGAGAGAATTTCGTAGGCATGAGAGATttccttgaacttctcttcGGCATCGGGGTTGTGTGCGTTCTTGTCTGTGTTGCATTAGACATGTTGAACTGACTAGAGAGGGTGTCTTGGAATACATACCAGGGTGGTACTTGAGGGCTCCGACCTTGTAAGCCTTCTTCAGTTCCTGCTCAGTAGCAGTAGGGGCAACCTGTGATCTGGTTTAGCAGTTGTTCGAGGTTTGTTCGGGGATCGATAGAACATACACCCAAGGTATCGTAATACTTGGTTTCCTTAACCATTGTGTCGGTTGTTCGAGTTGTGTTTTGTTATCCTAACGTCCGAGATAACAGTGGAGCGAGGACTATTGTTAAATATTAGTAAGGCCCAGGAAAAGCAAACAAAGACGCAGATTTTCACACACGCAACAGCAATGTGATaggaaaagaagatgaactaTGACAACATCATACACCAAGCATCTGACACAGGGAGAAGACAGCGGTTTTATATGCGTACCTTGTTCGCCAAAGGGTGTATGTATCTCGAGTATGTATCTCGAGTCTCCCGACGGCGGGGCTGCGCTGCGGCGAGTTTGAACGGGCTTTGGTCTCTAAAGTTCGATTCGAATATGTAATAAGTGGAGGGGAGAAAGAGGCGATCGATAAGAGCGGTGCAACTCGCAAATGTCGAAACAGAGGGAGTTTATCccactgagaagaagagagaaaagtgTCTCAAACAAAAACGTCAGAGTCAAATGTCAAGTTCAGAACGAGTCGAGATTAGGCGCTGAGACTTGAATTTGGATTGAGCGGACGGGttttgagatggaagaagggaGGCTGCAGTACAGTCGCGCCTCATGGAATTGTGTGGAAGAATGTAGATTCTGTGGCGGTGCTGATAATGCATGACCTGCGTCTTAGTGCGTCGTAGTAGTGACCACAACCACATTGGCGGGCGGGCTATACAGTAGGAGTCAGGTCTCGGCTGAAGGTTGTGACGCGGCAAAAGGGCGGAAACCCGGTTGAAGACCAAACAAATTTACATTTTTACTTTCACTTTTCTGTATCTTTCCGCACTCTCTTCTGGAGTGTATTCGGACTTTCCAGGGGCTTCTACATACTCCGAGGCCCATCCCAGGGCCACACTGCAGCATCCGATACTAGTAACTACCTGCTTACACCCGTAACACCGAACAAACAATCTTACCtctagtacctacctacctacaaGACACGCCCCCGTGTCTCAACGGGTGTCACACAAGGCTGTCCAGGCTGTGTAGGTACCTCACTAACAGACCTCCCTGCAAGGCGTCCCCAGAACCCCTCCAAAAGGCCCCTAGGGCCCTTCCTGCAGTGGCCAAAAGTTCTTCGATTTTTTTCTCTCCAGCCGCAGGGTCCGATTTAGGACCCCACAACCCGACCCCGATGTTCCTGTTCGGGCATGCAGCGTGTTGCACTGATTCGCTCACTCTTCGCCTCCTCAAAAAAGCCTGCCCGACATCCCCTGTCACCACGGAAGCTAGATTGCTAGAATACCTGACTCGGAGGGCGCATGACAGTTTATGGTTTGATACCGTTATATTCCCTACATACATCATTCGAAGACATGTATGTGTCTATGAATGGTTTTCCAGAGCCTGGAAACTTCCACCACCCTCTCTTAACCAACCGGGGGTACCCGAAGTACATATTGTTTGTTGTACAATAAACAAACCCTGCGTCCTACCTCCCTGACCATGCAGAATTGAATAATGCGATTACGCAGAACATTGACATGTGAGGTAATGGCCAGGCTTCTCTCGGACGATGAAACAACCCATGGGATTCCACGAGTCTCCAGTTTCGTCGTTCAAGCAACCTCAGTTATGACGCAAGTACCAGACTTTTCTGATCTGATTTTATGAAAGATCTGGGAGGTACCCTTCAGAAAGCAGGAAACCTCTCTGATCAGGAGGTAAGATATCACAAATGATAGGAACCTCCCTCCTATTCCTACCCTAAAATAACCTGAAGTCTTGTGATTTATAATGCCTTGGGTAAGCAAACTTGAAGATGTTTGCTTTACCTTCCCTAGGGTACCTTACCAGAGCCTCATGGAACTCTTTGGGGGCTAAGGTATGTACGATTGGATAGAATCAGTAAAGCGATTGGTGTGATTGATCAATAAACCCTACGTTTAAGGAAGTCCAAAGGTGGGGCTGTTTAActcacaacttcaactctATCTTTACTTATGCACTAAAGCATTAAGTAATGTTGCTGCGACTCAGAGACATTTCAATACttttcaacaacaagaacgaAAAACCCTACGTGCCCCTAATAAGCTGAAAAGTGATTAAAAACGAAAGAGAAAAACTCGACCTCCTTGACACCGCAGttatcatcatccttcttatCTGCTGCGTCAGTTCCACATCTGCTTACCCTAATCTCACCTCGTTGCCATCCAATGGAATATTATGGGTGAGACCACAAAGATCCAGAAGGGCAAGGTGCCAGCCAAGCGCAATAGCGAGGCACGCCGTGAACAGAACCGTCTTGCTAGCCGAAACTATCGTATGTACTTTTCCTGAAAGTCGCATGTCATATCGGCAGAACTTGATCATACTAATACCATCAACCTTGGTACCACAGGCGAAAAGCGGAAGCAGAAACTGGCCCTTCTAAATGAACTTTTGGACCCCAGCAACCTTCCTAATATCACCGGTAATGGTCATATAGATGAAGTTCCCGGCCTCAGTGGTCCGAGTGACACCAGCGCTCCTCCAGTACCTCTGACTAACCATCTCATACCATTAGATCTCAACAGATTTGATGGCACTGGAACTCATTCTGTGCCGCAAGCCTGTGGAGGTTTTACCCAGGAGTCGATTCGAACGGTCATTTCTAACCAACTGGCACCGGAATTTCTGCCAGTACTTGACAAAGGCAACCCTCCCAACTTTGGATCTCATGAGCAATGGGAAGCTGTCATGCCTGGGCTTATACAACAATCCCCAATGTTTACAGGCCAACCCCTAGCAGACTTCATAGGCTACAGGACCATAGAAGAAGTCCTAGAGGATTGTCCAGACTCCAGCCACAGAGGCTCTCAAGCCTCAAGCAATGACGATAGTTCTCTGAAAGAGGTCCTACATGGCGTAGAGAGCCTTAGCATTGAACAAAAAcgatctcttcttcgtcaccTACAACAAGATACCCGGGAACTAAAATCTCCGTCTTCTTCACAAAAGATGCTACGTCAGACTCCTGGTCAACTTCAAGCCATCCGATTTGCCAAAGCATTGTTCAAGACAGCAAATGCGAGGCCATCGCTTTTCCCAGCGCAATACACAACGGAGCCGGGGATATTTGGTGCAATATTCGCAAACTGCTACGCTCTCGGTATGGGGGGTGTGGACGAGATACTCCACGATGATGGTTGCAGTGTGTTCTCTGTCACGCCGGACGAAGGtcaccatccatccatattgTCCTTTGTGAAGTCAAAATTCCTGGACGTATCATCTGACCTTCAGCCGATTGAGAAACAGTTAACATTTGGACATCATCCCTATATTGTGTGTCAGTATGGATGACTTCATGCTCTCATGTGCTAATGCAGCTAGGATGTTGTTCCGTTTAAAACCTTCCGTGAGAATCTCATCACCGTTCTCGACCAAGATCCTAGTGCCATTGATGAAGGGGCCTTGTGTCATGATATTCTTTCCGGCGGTTTCACATGCTGGGGAGCTGGGATGAACTCACGTGGCATGGGTGCAGGTGTGCCGTGGGACTCACGTAGTTGGGAGCCCAGTATATGGTTTTTAATGAAGTATCGTGCTTTAGCAGGTGAGTGGGACGGTGAGCTGTGGAAGAGTGTTCGGTGGTGGCATAGTGCTCGAGGGGAGAAAATACAAATATCGCAGGAAATAAATATAGGCAACGACATTTTTCAAGGTACGCCAAGGCGGTAGATAATACACAACTACGGACTTCACATTACCAAGGGACATTGACCAAAAAAACAGTCTGATACACCATGTCATATAGTATTACAGGAAAAGTGCTACAAGACAGGTTGATGACATAAAACACAAGTAAGAATATGGTATCACGAAGAGTGCCTTACCAGACAAAGACCAAGCACTCAAAACCTGACTGCCGACCCAAGCTTCGAAAATAAGAACATGAAAAGGGGGTACACGCATGAGGCGATTTTCATCACGCCCCTTACACCAAGCATAATTTAATGGTCCTTCGCGAGGCCTCAAGAAAAGCCACGCTGATGTTCGTTCCAATGATTCTCCAACATGCTATGCGTTAAGAAAACAGATATTTGAATTTGACCCTCAAAAGGCATCCTCGAAGGGGCAATCCACGCTGTCATGGCCGTCACGCTCACATAGAGCACACCACTTCTCGGGGTCCATGATGCCACTTTCCTTGCCAGCAACGGGGCCTGACTCCATGGGGTTCGGCATGATCTTAACTGCGGGAGAGGCAGGCCCGGCATTCTTGAGTCTGAATGGTGTGAGAGGCGCAGGGGCATCATCACCTGTAGGGGTATGCGGCTTAAGCTCCTCGCGGCtggccttcttgatggccttAGACTCGCCGTTGGTCTTTGCACCATCAGGACCGAACATGTTGGTGCAAGTTAGGATATCGTGACCGTTAGTCTCACAGATCTCACACCAGAGGGTGCTAGTCTCTGTAGCATTGGAGTAGTCGTCACTCTCTGGCATTGTGTCGAGGGTGCTGACCCGCTTATGTGTAGCAGTGCTGGATCTCTTGGGGTTCTCGACTGGTCGGTTCTCCATTGCCTGAGCCATAACGATAGTGTCTCGGGAGTCTCTGAAAGAAGACCTGTTGGCCGCTGTACCGTTCTGACGGATTGATTCAAGTTCCTTCTCGAGTTCGTCCTCGCGgctgtttttcttttcaagGAGAGATTGGAGCTCAGCAACTTGTCGCTCGAGATTGTCGCGCGCGATCTTATTCGCCACAACATCTTCGGCCATCAATGAGCCAGGCCTTGGTGCAGGGGGTTTGGGCTCCCCAGGAATAGAGTCTCGGCTGAGGGAATGAATGATGGCTTTGAGGCCTCTAATCTCATCGTCCTTTTGCTCAAGCTCTTTGGAAGATACTGTATGATCGCCATTTGCTGGAGGAGCTGACGATGATTTTTCACGCTCGCGACGCAATTCCGTCCTTGTTCGCTCAACCTCCCCTCGCAAGAACTCAACTTCCCCTCGAGCTTCTGCTTCACCCCGACGAGCATCCTCTAAACCTTCCTCGAGTTCTTGGACCAGTTCTTCCAGTTGCTTTAGTTGGGTCGCGACAGAATCGACGTCTAGATTACGTGACTCGAGTTCTCGAACATCGGCCATCAGCTCCTCTATCCGTTTCTCGTACACGCGCTCCGTTTCGGTGCTGGCAAGCTCCAGAGTGTCGATAGTGCTCCGGAAGTCAGCTCGATGAGCGTCAAATTCTGCTGTGAGCATGGCTATCTTGTCGTTCTTTTCTCTCAGCAGTTGGCGCAGCTGCGCGGTGTCCTTGTTGTCCCAGCTGTTTCGTTGCACTGTCGGCATGTCTGCTTGCTCCATGAGACCTTGCAGTTCAACTAGGCTACTCTCCATGTCGGCTAATGTAGCGGATTGCTCCTTTAGTTGCCGATCACGATCTTCAATCTGTGATCGCAGTCGATCGAGTTCCTCATCATTAACATTGATGCGCGACGCAGGCCGAATCTTCATGGCGAACGACGAGACCGACCCGGAGCTTCCGTTAGTACCGGTTCGCTGGATTCCCAAAGGTGCgggatcatcatcaaggcctGATATCGACCCCAAGGCTGAAGCACTTCGCGGCCCATGACTTGGCTTCCGGTCCATCCTCTGGGGTCTCTTGCTCGGATCACCTGATGTACCGCGGACGCTCTGAGCGAAGCGTGACTGCGTTGGGCTCCCATATCTGGTGGGAGTTTTGGCTGGTGTTGTCATGGATGGTCTTGGGCCAGGCGTCATCTGCATCCGGCGTACAGGAGAGTCGGGCCGGGGAAGGGAAGTTCTGGGTGCCAGCTTTTGCTGAGGACTGGGAGCCCGGGCACCGGGTCCAACAGAAGCACTGAACTTGGGAAGACCAGGTGTTGGGGAAGCGTAGTTGAGTGAGTTTTGGTTGCCAGCCCGAAGTCCACCCATCGCGCCTGGTGTCATGGGGAAGGGCGGAATCGAATCGCGACGAGGAAGGGCCTTGGCGGCTGGTAAGAAGATACCGGCGCCAGGGATCGTTGTTGTGAAGTATGATATGCTGTTGGGTCCTGTCAGTGTCTGAAAACCCATGAAACAACACACTGCATTATTCTTACCCGTCCACATCGCCATCATTTTTGCCTCGGCTAGCAAAGTCTTGGTCGAGCTCGACTCCAGCAAAAACTCCCTTCTTACCTTGCACAGGACCAACGAAACGAACAACGCCATGCATTCCACCAGGGACATCAACAATATCACCAAGTGCAACGTTCACAGCCTGTGAGCGACCGGGCGTCGTAGGAGGCATCATGTTTTGTGAGGAGTCGCTCAGGACAGTATCAACGGCGTAGCTCTCAGAAACATCGGGGATGCTGGCGAGGGACCCTTGTGTGAGCTGGGCCAGGGAACCTTTGCGCGGTAGAGGCGGCGGCGCGACGCGCGAATGCGAAGCGTATGCGGTCTTGAGGTTAGGGGTTGATGCAGCACTGTTCGGTCTTCGGATAGCGCGTGAGGAGCTCCTGGGACGGAGTTTTGGAGTCGTTGGTCTATGAGGAACCGcagatgttgttgttgtagcAGAAGGCATCTTGGGAGGCGGAAAGGCCCAGCTGGGGGCCCTTATTTCGGTGTCGGGTACTGATTGCGGGCGTGTCTCATTTGTTTACACCCCACGCCGCATCTGGCAAAAAGGGGGGCAACCTTTGTTCTCGGGGAGCAACGAGCTTTTCTTGGCTGTGTTAACAATATTTTTAGTTCCCGTCAGGTACCGTCGGCTTTTAGCTTTGGCTTTCGTTTTAGTGGGAATGAGCACGGGTATTGGGTACTTGATCGGCTGATAGTCtgttgctgatgagctgAGGTACCGACGTTTCTGAGGCGGTTGAGAGACGCAAGGTCTTGTCCAGGAGAAGCGAACCGGAGAAATTGAACGCCGGGAGAAATGCGACAGGATGGATGTTGTCGCAGCCGGCCAACTAGACCGGAAATTCGAAAAGGGTGAGGTGGTGGGGATCCAACGAGATGATGGGAGTAATTAGTCTTGTCTCTGGGGAAAAGAGGGATAGAGACAGAAGACGACGGGAGTCAGGAAGCATGCAGCTATTATGGGTGAGATGTATGCCTGTAAATAAACAGTCGACAGTTGTTGGATATGCAGGAGAAGTCGGCTGTGCTCAGAGACAAAGAGAGGATAGCAATAGATGAAGAGTGCCAACGCCGTGAATGCTCAAGGAACAAAATGAGAGGGACTGGGTTAGATCAGAGAAAGGAAGAGTTAGATCCTCTTCATTATGGGGGCAGCCGGCCCTCTTTTACTTTCCCAGTCTCCCTCAATCCTATcatccctcttcctcttgccCTCAGGTTCAGGCTTTGTTTGGTTCGTTGTCACCGCTTCTGAACCCTCTCCCGGAGGGGTTCGGACAGGGACTATACAGGGGATGGACAGGGAGACAAGCAAAGAAACCCGGGGA
Coding sequences within:
- a CDS encoding probable YDJ1-mitochondrial and ER import protein, with translation MVKETKYYDTLGVAPTATEQELKKAYKVGALKYHPDKNAHNPDAEEKFKEISHAYEILSDSQKRQIYDQYGEAGLEGGAGGGGMAAEDLFAQFFGGGGFGGMGGMFGGGGMNRGPPKARTIHHTHKVTLEDIYRGKISKLALQRSIICPKCEGLGGKEGAVKRCTGCDGHGMKTMMRQMGPMIQRFQTVCPDCNGEGEIIKEKDRCKQCNGKKTTVDRKVLHVHVDKGVRSGTKVEFRGEGDQAPGVQAGDVVFEIEQKPHARFTRRDDDLLYNCDIELVTALAGGTVYIEHLDDRWLAIDILPGEAISQDAVKMVRGQGMPSPRHHDFGNMYIKFNVKFPEKNWTEDPEVFETLRKVLPPATQNAPPGDAMSEPASLEDLDNTTQNRVFGNSDGMMDEDDEDGHPGGERVQCASQ
- a CDS encoding related to Tip elongation protein 1, encoding MPSATTTTSAVPHRPTTPKLRPRSSSRAIRRPNSAASTPNLKTAYASHSRVAPPPLPRKGSLAQLTQGSLASIPDVSESYAVDTVLSDSSQNMMPPTTPGRSQAVNVALGDIVDVPGGMHGVVRFVGPVQGKKGVFAGVELDQDFASRGKNDGDVDGISYFTTTIPGAGIFLPAAKALPRRDSIPPFPMTPGAMGGLRAGNQNSLNYASPTPGLPKFSASVGPGARAPSPQQKLAPRTSLPRPDSPVRRMQMTPGPRPSMTTPAKTPTRYGSPTQSRFAQSVRGTSGDPSKRPQRMDRKPSHGPRSASALGSISGLDDDPAPLGIQRTGTNGSSGSVSSFAMKIRPASRINVNDEELDRLRSQIEDRDRQLKEQSATLADMESSLVELQGLMEQADMPTVQRNSWDNKDTAQLRQLLREKNDKIAMLTAEFDAHRADFRSTIDTLELASTETERVYEKRIEELMADVRELESRNLDVDSVATQLKQLEELVQELEEGLEDARRGEAEARGEVEFLRGEVERTRTELRREREKSSSAPPANGDHTVSSKELEQKDDEIRGLKAIIHSLSRDSIPGEPKPPAPRPGSLMAEDVVANKIARDNLERQVAELQSLLEKKNSREDELEKELESIRQNGTAANRSSFRDSRDTIVMAQAMENRPVENPKRSSTATHKRVSTLDTMPESDDYSNATETSTLWCEICETNGHDILTCTNMFGPDGAKTNGESKAIKKASREELKPHTPTGDDAPAPLTPFRLKNAGPASPAVKIMPNPMESGPVAGKESGIMDPEKWCALCERDGHDSVDCPFEDAF